From Porphyromonadaceae bacterium W3.11, one genomic window encodes:
- a CDS encoding bifunctional UDP-sugar hydrolase/5'-nucleotidase has protein sequence MKYLLPLIFSILLLCFGCTKERSEDFTLHIIHTTDVHGNLFPYDFINNREGSGSYARVAYYVEQLRKNGEELLLLDAGDILQGQPTAYYYNFIDTNAFHLVAAALNHMEYDAVVVGNHDIETGHKVYDKWMTELNMPLMAANVIRTSNNTEEEHPYFQPYVIFQKGGKRIALLGLTSPALTHQLPEVLWSGMRFEDQIETAQKYMPEILATEPDLIIAMIHSGIGEDRKEPEYMGEQVGLDLAKAVPELDIILMGHDHKETMESYQQPNGKVTWLINPANDANKLSHTTVTFHKDGTKSIEPSLVSIKRTEPSLLYLKAFSSQKEVVKEFVNQPVGHITEDMDARSSLFRPCTFIDLIHQLQFSIFPEAEISITAPLADNVVLKAGELYMRDLFNLYSYENMLYLMELTGEELKGLLEESYDRWIQTMASPTDPMLQINMDKLDGQYLPTRHPTFNFDSAAGMTYTIDVRMPRGERIEITKVGKADFSADRKYKVALNSYRGNGGGGLLTEGAGLSTSELKKRIINATDMDLRYFLIRFLKKHDPYQPHVIADWQFIPKEWSDIAIPRDSSILYQNRSL, from the coding sequence ATGAAGTACCTATTACCTTTAATATTCAGTATCCTCCTTCTCTGCTTTGGTTGTACAAAGGAGAGAAGTGAGGATTTTACGTTGCACATCATTCACACAACTGATGTGCATGGCAATCTTTTCCCCTACGATTTTATCAATAACAGAGAGGGAAGTGGTAGCTATGCTAGAGTCGCTTACTACGTAGAGCAGCTACGAAAGAATGGCGAAGAACTCTTATTGCTGGACGCTGGGGATATCCTCCAAGGACAGCCCACAGCCTACTACTACAACTTCATTGATACCAATGCTTTCCATCTGGTCGCTGCAGCACTTAACCACATGGAATACGATGCTGTCGTGGTGGGCAATCATGACATCGAGACAGGGCATAAGGTGTATGATAAGTGGATGACGGAGCTCAATATGCCACTAATGGCAGCTAATGTTATTCGCACCAGTAATAATACGGAGGAGGAGCATCCTTACTTCCAGCCATACGTGATTTTCCAAAAAGGAGGTAAGCGTATAGCCCTGCTAGGGCTTACCTCTCCAGCACTCACCCATCAATTACCAGAGGTTCTATGGAGTGGAATGCGCTTTGAAGATCAGATAGAGACGGCTCAGAAGTATATGCCAGAGATTCTAGCGACAGAGCCCGATCTCATCATCGCTATGATCCATAGTGGAATTGGCGAGGATCGTAAGGAACCTGAATATATGGGTGAGCAGGTGGGACTAGATCTAGCGAAAGCTGTTCCAGAGCTAGATATAATCCTCATGGGGCATGACCATAAGGAGACCATGGAGAGTTATCAGCAGCCCAATGGCAAAGTCACCTGGCTCATTAATCCTGCCAATGATGCTAATAAACTCAGCCACACCACAGTAACGTTTCATAAGGATGGTACTAAAAGTATAGAGCCGTCTTTGGTATCTATAAAAAGAACGGAGCCTAGTCTCCTGTATCTTAAGGCTTTTTCTAGTCAGAAGGAAGTAGTGAAGGAGTTTGTCAACCAGCCTGTGGGGCACATAACCGAGGATATGGATGCACGAAGCAGCCTCTTCAGACCCTGCACCTTTATTGACCTAATCCACCAGCTCCAATTTTCTATCTTTCCTGAGGCAGAGATCTCTATTACCGCACCACTGGCTGATAATGTGGTGTTAAAAGCTGGAGAACTCTATATGCGTGATCTCTTTAATCTATATAGCTACGAAAATATGCTCTACCTAATGGAGCTTACAGGTGAAGAGCTCAAAGGATTGCTAGAGGAAAGTTATGACCGTTGGATACAGACGATGGCCTCACCTACAGACCCTATGTTGCAGATCAATATGGATAAGCTGGATGGACAGTATCTACCCACTAGACACCCAACCTTCAACTTTGATAGTGCAGCAGGGATGACTTACACGATAGATGTACGTATGCCTAGGGGTGAAAGGATTGAAATTACTAAGGTGGGAAAAGCTGATTTTTCCGCTGATAGGAAGTATAAGGTTGCTCTCAATTCCTATCGAGGGAATGGAGGCGGGGGGCTCCTTACCGAAGGAGCTGGGCTTTCTACGTCCGAACTCAAAAAACGCATCATTAATGCTACGGACATGGACCTTCGTTATTTCTTAATTAGGTTTCTAAAAAAGCACGACCCTTACCAACCTCACGTCATAGCAGATTGGCAATTTATTCCCAAGGAATGGTCGGATATAGCTATCCCACGAGACAGTTCAATTCTCTACCAGAATCGATCCCTGTAA
- a CDS encoding S46 family peptidase, translating to MKKLLALLVAFTIATPQLFADEGMWMLPFLKQQNLAKMQKMGLKLSAEDIYAPGNGSIVDAVVQFGGGCTGEIVSANGLVFTNHHCGFGQIQNHSSVDHNYIRDGFYAPTLADELPNPGLTVTQITEISDVTDYVQAYLKEKGMNDPLVYLRRSYLQDIAVAWYKETHGEMKNGTELDLAPFYEGNKFYIFVQKVYSDIRLVAAPPKCVGSYGADTDNWTWPRHSGDFSVFRIYTAPNGEPAKYSEENIPFRPKHHLKINVSGVKEDDFVMIMGFPGTTNHFYTPDEVAERRDVDNQIQIDLRNVRQTTMMKEMLADEAVNIQYASKYQGSTNKYKNSIGTNWAINKMKFEEQKQAEVDKLVAYAKANNKPEYIEAVQQISNIISERAPLRRLQKVLDEGIWRAMEIVKAPLLTSGEYDKLKNNPDELDKWLTEKYEGYFDKDYNEMVDRKVTKAMLQAVLDSGVQTELFAGVSDADTYVDNLFDSTIYKDKATLKAFIQNNSFMNYLQDPLVSVASAIREEIKQTKEKVASYDRDFQIARQTYVKGIMEMEGEMNLWPDANLTLRYSFGKVKGYTPRDNVYYGHQTTMEGVMEKHDPTNPEYQLQPRIIEIYQNKEFGDYALPNGQMPIDMCATTHTTGGNSGSPVINANGELVGLNFDRNWEGVGGDIIYLPDYQRSIIADTRYVLLILDKYLGADRIIKELSITH from the coding sequence ATGAAAAAATTATTAGCACTTTTGGTCGCTTTTACTATCGCGACACCTCAACTATTCGCAGATGAAGGAATGTGGATGCTCCCATTCCTCAAACAGCAAAACCTAGCTAAGATGCAGAAAATGGGCCTAAAACTTTCTGCAGAAGATATATATGCACCAGGAAATGGCTCTATCGTAGATGCTGTAGTTCAGTTTGGTGGCGGATGTACTGGAGAGATAGTATCCGCTAACGGTCTCGTATTCACTAATCATCACTGTGGGTTTGGCCAAATTCAGAACCATAGCTCTGTGGATCACAACTACATTAGAGACGGGTTCTATGCACCCACCCTTGCTGATGAATTACCAAATCCAGGATTAACCGTGACTCAGATTACAGAAATTTCTGATGTGACTGACTACGTACAAGCCTACCTGAAGGAAAAGGGGATGAACGACCCTCTCGTGTACCTTCGTCGCAGCTATCTCCAAGATATCGCCGTTGCATGGTATAAAGAGACACACGGAGAGATGAAAAATGGCACAGAGCTAGATCTAGCTCCATTCTACGAAGGAAATAAGTTTTATATCTTCGTTCAGAAGGTCTATTCAGATATTCGCTTAGTGGCAGCACCTCCTAAATGCGTTGGTAGCTATGGTGCAGATACAGATAACTGGACATGGCCACGTCACTCTGGAGACTTCTCGGTATTCCGTATCTATACAGCTCCTAACGGTGAGCCAGCTAAGTATAGCGAAGAGAACATTCCATTTCGTCCAAAACATCACCTCAAAATTAATGTCAGTGGAGTTAAAGAGGATGACTTCGTGATGATTATGGGATTCCCTGGTACTACCAACCACTTCTATACTCCTGACGAGGTAGCTGAGAGACGCGATGTGGATAACCAAATCCAAATAGACCTTAGAAATGTACGTCAGACTACGATGATGAAGGAAATGCTTGCTGATGAAGCCGTAAACATTCAGTATGCTAGCAAGTACCAAGGCTCTACAAACAAGTATAAAAATTCGATTGGCACCAACTGGGCTATCAATAAGATGAAGTTCGAAGAGCAGAAGCAAGCTGAGGTTGACAAGCTCGTCGCTTACGCTAAAGCAAACAACAAACCCGAATACATCGAAGCTGTTCAGCAAATCAGTAATATCATCTCAGAGCGAGCTCCACTTAGACGCTTGCAGAAGGTCCTTGACGAGGGTATTTGGAGAGCGATGGAGATCGTCAAAGCACCACTTCTCACCTCAGGAGAGTATGATAAGCTTAAGAACAATCCTGATGAATTAGACAAATGGCTGACAGAGAAGTACGAAGGGTATTTTGATAAGGACTACAATGAGATGGTGGACCGCAAGGTAACCAAAGCAATGCTGCAGGCAGTCTTAGACTCTGGTGTACAGACTGAGCTTTTCGCAGGGGTGAGTGATGCAGACACTTACGTGGACAATCTCTTTGACTCAACCATCTATAAAGACAAAGCGACCCTCAAAGCTTTCATCCAGAACAATTCTTTCATGAACTATCTACAGGATCCTCTTGTATCAGTTGCATCTGCCATTCGTGAAGAGATTAAGCAGACTAAGGAGAAGGTGGCTAGCTATGACAGAGACTTCCAGATAGCCCGTCAAACTTATGTCAAAGGGATCATGGAGATGGAAGGCGAAATGAATCTTTGGCCTGACGCTAACCTCACATTACGCTATAGCTTCGGGAAAGTCAAAGGGTACACCCCTAGAGATAACGTTTACTACGGACATCAAACTACTATGGAAGGGGTGATGGAGAAGCACGACCCAACGAACCCTGAGTACCAGCTTCAGCCAAGAATAATAGAGATATATCAGAATAAAGAATTTGGAGACTATGCTTTGCCTAATGGTCAGATGCCTATCGATATGTGTGCTACCACACATACTACTGGCGGAAACTCCGGTAGCCCAGTCATCAATGCCAATGGAGAGCTTGTAGGGCTCAACTTTGACCGTAACTGGGAAGGTGTTGGTGGCGATATCATCTACCTCCCAGATTACCAACGAAGCATCATAGCTGATACCCGCTATGTCCTACTGATTCTTGACAAATATCTCGGAGCTGATAGGATCATCAAGGAGCTAAGCATTACACACTAA
- a CDS encoding CYTH domain-containing protein, with product MALEVERKFKIKPGVPIPESDSVESIRQGYLMSDGPTSIRIRIINEEEAFITIKKASDMRLSVRHEYEYPLPLEDANEMMQICQYTPVVKQRYVVMEGDLKWEVDIFQEENEGLIIAEVEIPSIYEDIELPDWVGEEVTEDHRYLNSYLAIHPYRTWEKDDEA from the coding sequence ATGGCTTTAGAGGTAGAAAGAAAATTCAAAATCAAACCTGGGGTACCGATTCCTGAAAGTGATTCGGTAGAGAGTATCCGACAGGGATACCTAATGAGTGATGGTCCCACAAGCATTCGGATACGAATCATCAATGAGGAAGAGGCCTTCATCACAATCAAAAAGGCATCTGACATGAGGCTTTCCGTTCGCCATGAATATGAATACCCTCTACCCCTCGAAGATGCCAATGAGATGATGCAGATATGTCAATACACCCCTGTGGTAAAGCAGCGTTACGTCGTTATGGAAGGGGACCTCAAATGGGAAGTGGATATCTTCCAGGAAGAAAATGAAGGACTCATCATCGCAGAGGTAGAGATCCCAAGTATTTATGAGGATATTGAGTTACCCGACTGGGTTGGCGAAGAGGTAACCGAGGATCACCGATACCTTAATAGCTATCTCGCCATCCATCCCTACAGGACTTGGGAAAAGGATGATGAGGCATAA
- a CDS encoding DUF2027 domain-containing protein, with amino-acid sequence MAKVKIGDRVRFLNDVGEGVVRNVLRSGVAYVEDESGFEIPIMENELVVVTEGATIVPKPQSNKSIKETLGKANPAPKAAPVPQQMRVRSSDSLGEKLNIHLCYLVEEDGTMGRDDFEVYLVNESNYDLMVLYTSGRDSMQEVRFSGVIPFDSSEMLEHFSPKELAEREKSSIQLIAFKDKGDVFRPKEAMTINFKVDGARFFKQNAFVENPFFEDPALIIELVKDDHPLHQKKIDPDKIKEKMLTQKIKGDMKRKETKQHQKEHKGPLVIDLHIHELVDTTVGLEPKHMLEIQLDKVKEVMEQHQHPKHKGDEIVFIHGKGEGVLRKAVIDLIRHQFPKSDIQDASFQEFGFGATRVTIK; translated from the coding sequence ATGGCAAAAGTAAAGATAGGCGACAGAGTTCGCTTTCTTAATGATGTGGGAGAGGGCGTCGTACGCAACGTACTAAGAAGTGGCGTCGCGTATGTCGAAGATGAATCCGGATTCGAGATACCAATCATGGAGAATGAATTGGTAGTGGTCACTGAAGGGGCTACTATAGTCCCTAAGCCACAATCTAATAAGAGCATAAAAGAGACTTTAGGCAAGGCCAATCCAGCTCCAAAAGCAGCTCCTGTCCCTCAGCAGATGAGAGTACGGAGCAGTGATAGTCTTGGTGAAAAACTTAATATCCATCTCTGCTATCTGGTAGAGGAAGATGGTACGATGGGGCGAGACGATTTCGAGGTCTATCTCGTAAATGAATCCAACTATGATCTGATGGTACTTTACACATCAGGACGAGACTCAATGCAAGAGGTTCGATTTTCGGGGGTTATTCCATTTGACTCCTCTGAAATGCTAGAGCACTTCTCGCCAAAGGAATTAGCAGAGCGAGAGAAGAGCTCCATCCAGCTAATCGCCTTCAAGGACAAAGGGGATGTTTTTCGCCCTAAAGAGGCTATGACCATCAATTTCAAGGTAGATGGAGCTAGGTTCTTCAAGCAAAATGCGTTCGTGGAGAATCCCTTCTTCGAAGATCCTGCTCTTATCATTGAATTGGTAAAGGACGATCACCCTCTGCATCAAAAGAAAATAGACCCTGATAAGATCAAAGAAAAGATGTTGACCCAAAAGATCAAAGGGGATATGAAGAGAAAAGAGACCAAGCAACATCAAAAAGAGCATAAAGGGCCTTTAGTGATAGACCTTCATATCCACGAATTGGTGGATACCACCGTAGGTCTCGAGCCTAAGCATATGCTGGAGATTCAGCTCGATAAGGTGAAAGAGGTCATGGAGCAACACCAACACCCCAAACACAAGGGTGACGAAATAGTATTCATCCATGGGAAGGGTGAAGGAGTCTTACGCAAAGCTGTGATAGACCTAATCAGACATCAATTTCCGAAGAGTGACATTCAAGATGCTTCCTTCCAAGAATTTGGATTTGGAGCAACAAGGGTAACGATAAAATAA
- a CDS encoding glycine--tRNA ligase → MAQPSDNLFKKIVAHCKEYGFVFPSSEIYDGLGAVYDYGQNGVELKNNIKKYWWDSMTLLHDNVVGIDSAIFMHPTIWKASGHVDAFNDPLIDNKVSKKRYRADVLMEEHLEKINDKILKEVNKAAKRFGEAFDEAQFRATNPRVLKYQEEYDTIHKRFSDALNDNDLEALRQLILDCEIVDPVSGSREWTDVRQFNLMFSTEMGSTSDNAMKIYLRPETAQGIFVNYLNVQKSGRMKIPFGIAQIGKAFRNEIVARQFIFRMREFEQMEMQFFVAPGTELEWFERWKAFRLKWHQALGLGDDKYRWHDHEKLAHYANAATDIEFEMPFGFKEVEGIHSRTDFDLSSHEKFSGKKLRYFDPERGESYVPYVVETSIGVDRLFLSILSGSYEEEQLEGGETRVVLHLPPAIAPKKVAVFPLVKKDGLPELAKKIVDDLKFDFPCDYDEKDSIGKRYRRQDALGTPFCVTVDHDSLEDHCVTIRYRDTMEQKRVAITDLNKLIEKEVSMKNLLKKIQE, encoded by the coding sequence ATGGCACAACCATCGGACAATCTATTTAAGAAGATTGTAGCTCACTGTAAGGAGTACGGCTTTGTTTTTCCAAGTTCAGAAATCTATGACGGCCTAGGTGCTGTCTATGATTATGGACAGAATGGAGTGGAACTAAAAAATAACATCAAAAAATATTGGTGGGATAGTATGACCCTCCTGCATGACAATGTGGTGGGTATTGATTCCGCTATCTTTATGCACCCTACCATTTGGAAGGCTAGCGGACACGTAGATGCCTTTAACGACCCATTGATTGATAATAAGGTCTCAAAGAAAAGGTATCGTGCTGATGTCTTGATGGAAGAGCATCTGGAGAAGATTAATGATAAGATACTAAAGGAGGTCAATAAAGCTGCTAAACGCTTTGGCGAAGCCTTTGACGAGGCTCAGTTCCGTGCTACTAATCCGCGTGTATTGAAGTATCAAGAGGAATATGATACTATCCACAAACGTTTTAGTGACGCCTTGAATGATAATGACCTTGAGGCTCTCAGACAATTGATTTTGGATTGTGAGATAGTGGACCCTGTGAGCGGTTCTCGTGAGTGGACTGACGTAAGGCAGTTCAACCTGATGTTCTCTACTGAGATGGGCTCCACTTCTGATAATGCGATGAAGATTTATCTCCGACCAGAAACTGCACAGGGCATCTTCGTGAATTATCTTAATGTTCAGAAGAGTGGTCGAATGAAGATTCCATTTGGTATCGCTCAGATTGGTAAAGCTTTTAGAAATGAGATCGTGGCTCGCCAGTTCATCTTCCGCATGCGGGAGTTCGAACAGATGGAGATGCAGTTTTTCGTAGCCCCTGGTACAGAGCTAGAGTGGTTCGAGCGTTGGAAGGCCTTTAGACTTAAGTGGCACCAAGCTCTTGGACTCGGTGATGATAAATACCGTTGGCATGACCACGAGAAGTTGGCCCACTATGCAAATGCCGCGACTGATATAGAGTTCGAGATGCCATTTGGCTTCAAGGAAGTAGAGGGTATACACTCCCGTACAGATTTTGATCTAAGTAGCCATGAGAAGTTCTCGGGTAAAAAGTTACGCTACTTTGATCCTGAGCGAGGTGAGAGCTATGTTCCGTATGTCGTCGAGACCTCTATAGGAGTGGACAGGCTCTTCCTAAGCATCTTAAGTGGTAGCTATGAAGAGGAGCAACTAGAAGGTGGGGAGACAAGAGTGGTACTACACCTTCCACCTGCTATTGCACCTAAGAAGGTGGCCGTCTTCCCTCTTGTGAAGAAGGATGGTTTGCCTGAGCTAGCAAAGAAGATTGTTGATGATCTGAAGTTTGACTTCCCTTGCGATTACGACGAGAAGGACTCTATCGGCAAGCGTTATAGACGACAGGATGCTCTCGGTACTCCATTCTGTGTGACCGTGGATCACGACTCGCTAGAAGATCATTGTGTGACCATTCGATATCGTGATACTATGGAGCAAAAAAGAGTTGCGATTACGGACCTCAACAAGCTCATAGAGAAGGAAGTCAGTATGAAGAACTTGTTAAAGAAAATTCAGGAATAA
- a CDS encoding FKBP-type peptidyl-prolyl cis-trans isomerase: MKKNILGILMLGIVLLATSCNSLSSTPDEKSEYQIKNESYIEDIAKNPDYTELKFLNHKDKTNVYYKVIKSSPNPDGQKPYQNSEVRIELSGKLISGEVIQQKETMDVTIFDINSEGQPVGIIKGLQYALQRMTSGDKWEVIIPYNLGYGSGGQGRITPYSTLIFEVELMKIKKL, translated from the coding sequence ATGAAAAAGAATATATTGGGAATACTGATGCTGGGCATTGTGCTACTAGCTACAAGTTGCAACAGTCTTTCCTCAACTCCAGATGAAAAGTCTGAGTATCAGATAAAAAATGAATCATACATTGAGGATATAGCTAAAAATCCTGATTACACAGAGCTGAAGTTCCTCAACCATAAGGATAAGACAAATGTCTATTACAAGGTGATTAAGTCGAGCCCAAATCCCGATGGACAGAAGCCCTATCAAAATAGCGAGGTAAGGATTGAACTCAGTGGGAAATTGATATCTGGTGAAGTCATCCAGCAAAAAGAAACAATGGATGTCACCATCTTCGACATCAATTCTGAAGGGCAACCTGTCGGGATCATTAAGGGGCTACAGTATGCATTACAGAGGATGACTTCAGGGGATAAGTGGGAGGTAATCATCCCCTACAATCTCGGTTATGGAAGTGGCGGACAAGGTAGGATAACACCATACTCTACTCTGATATTCGAAGTTGAACTCATGAAGATAAAGAAGTTATGA
- the surE gene encoding 5'/3'-nucleotidase SurE yields MTNKRPLILVSNDDGVFAKGLIELYTALRDLGDIVVVAPDGPRSGTSSAITSTVPIHFNLVHSEPGLTVYSCSGTPADCVKLALNEIVTVLPDMVVAGINHGGNQGIAVNYSGTLGAAIEGTIFKIPSFAISLLHGKQDSDYLDSCRFARSIARRVLKEGLPQGVYLNINVPNEPIVRGLRVCSQADGRYVGEYVQQQTPDGRDVYWLSGEIELAKPINQNWDVALLYKGYATLVPCNIDVTDYEFIQEIKHWDETLSQ; encoded by the coding sequence ATGACCAATAAGCGTCCTCTCATACTAGTCAGTAATGATGACGGTGTCTTTGCTAAAGGTCTGATAGAGCTATATACAGCTCTCCGAGATCTAGGTGATATTGTGGTGGTGGCACCAGATGGCCCTAGGAGTGGGACCTCGAGTGCCATTACCAGCACAGTGCCAATTCATTTTAACTTAGTGCATTCAGAGCCTGGGCTGACCGTATATAGCTGTAGTGGCACCCCTGCCGATTGTGTCAAGTTGGCCCTCAATGAGATCGTAACGGTATTGCCAGATATGGTTGTAGCAGGGATCAATCACGGAGGTAATCAAGGCATCGCCGTTAATTACTCAGGGACTCTTGGAGCTGCGATAGAGGGAACGATCTTTAAGATCCCAAGTTTCGCTATTTCCTTGCTTCATGGAAAGCAAGACAGTGACTACCTCGATAGCTGTCGTTTTGCACGCAGTATAGCACGCCGTGTCCTAAAAGAAGGACTACCACAGGGAGTGTATCTCAATATTAACGTGCCTAATGAGCCTATCGTACGAGGTCTAAGGGTTTGTAGTCAAGCAGATGGCAGATACGTAGGTGAGTATGTACAGCAACAGACACCAGATGGTAGAGATGTCTATTGGCTATCTGGGGAGATTGAGCTAGCAAAGCCGATTAATCAGAATTGGGATGTAGCTCTGCTATATAAGGGCTATGCGACCCTTGTACCCTGCAATATAGATGTAACTGATTACGAATTTATTCAAGAGATAAAGCACTGGGACGAGACATTATCACAATAG
- the lpxB gene encoding lipid-A-disaccharide synthase: MKYFFVVGEASGDVHAATVMRELKVLDPEASFVYMGGPMMRAEGGDCILPSEDLAFMGIVDVVKNLKTIQRGADLVQQKLLEVQPDRVICVDYGSFCFRYVLPFVRTNLPNTSITYYIPPKVWAWKKGRIKTLRSHTDQVLTIFPFEVPYFEEHNLPQAKYVGNPTAEAVQRYLTDHPRLNPLYPSKYIAVLCGSRRSEIEENLPTMLRVANSFPDHDVLIAMAPSVHRKLYEQIILGQGYARDIDERIHLISGDTLGVARQANAALVTSGTATLETALMGCPQVVCYAVKGGGLANIVFNKFFTIPYISLVNLIAGYEVVHEMYGGLFEEEKIWNTLAPLLYDSPERQRMLEGYKVVSSRLRTDIPTATEVARSLL; the protein is encoded by the coding sequence ATGAAATACTTCTTTGTCGTAGGAGAGGCTAGCGGAGACGTACATGCTGCAACAGTAATGCGGGAGCTAAAGGTACTGGATCCAGAAGCCTCTTTTGTTTATATGGGAGGCCCTATGATGAGAGCCGAGGGAGGAGATTGTATCTTGCCATCTGAGGATCTTGCGTTTATGGGCATTGTGGATGTGGTGAAGAACCTTAAGACGATCCAGAGAGGAGCTGATCTGGTACAGCAGAAGCTCCTAGAGGTACAGCCGGATCGGGTCATCTGTGTGGATTATGGTAGTTTCTGCTTTAGATACGTTCTTCCATTCGTTCGTACGAATCTTCCCAACACTAGTATAACATACTATATACCACCAAAAGTGTGGGCTTGGAAAAAAGGGCGTATCAAGACTCTTCGGAGTCATACCGATCAGGTCCTTACTATCTTTCCTTTCGAGGTCCCATATTTTGAGGAGCACAACCTACCTCAGGCAAAGTATGTAGGAAATCCTACGGCAGAAGCTGTTCAGCGATACCTCACTGACCATCCGAGATTGAATCCCCTATATCCTAGTAAATATATCGCCGTCCTCTGTGGTAGCCGTCGTTCCGAGATTGAGGAAAATCTCCCGACCATGTTGAGAGTGGCTAATAGCTTTCCTGATCATGATGTTCTGATAGCCATGGCTCCTAGTGTGCACCGTAAGCTATATGAGCAAATAATACTGGGACAGGGATATGCCCGTGATATAGATGAGCGGATACACCTCATTAGCGGTGATACGCTTGGTGTGGCACGTCAGGCGAATGCCGCTTTAGTCACAAGTGGCACGGCTACGCTTGAAACCGCTCTGATGGGCTGCCCACAAGTGGTTTGTTATGCCGTGAAGGGCGGAGGCTTAGCTAATATAGTCTTTAATAAGTTCTTTACTATTCCATATATCTCTTTGGTTAATCTCATAGCAGGGTACGAGGTAGTACACGAAATGTATGGTGGACTATTCGAAGAAGAGAAGATCTGGAACACTCTAGCACCTTTGCTCTATGATAGCCCAGAGCGACAGAGAATGTTGGAGGGGTACAAAGTGGTCTCTAGCCGCTTGAGAACAGATATCCCAACAGCTACAGAAGTGGCTAGATCTCTCCTCTAA